In Lysobacterales bacterium, the sequence GGTCGAAGTGGCGTGCGCAGCGTTCCGGGTCGAGCGCGATGCGCGCGAGATCGACGCCGGCCAGCGCGGATATTGGCGCCAGCACCGGGCAGCGATTGCGGTGCACGGTCTTGAGCGGCACGCGCTCGACGTCTTTGGGCAGGTCGGCGCGCGCGACGAACAAGCGGTCGCGCAGTTCGTCGACGTCGAGCTCGAACAGCGGCGCCGGGTCGGACATCAGATCGAACACAATCACGCCCTGCGGACTACTCGGGTCCATCGCCAGCGGTGCGACCAGCGTGGTGCAGCCGCGCTGTGCCGGATAGCGCGTCGAGGTGTGCAAGACCATCGCCGGCTTGGCCAGATCGAGCAGGCGCGCGGCCGAGCGCTTGTCGCGATGCGTCAACAAGAACTGCCACAGCTTTGGCTGCGCCGCGCGGAACTTGCGCGCCAATGCGATCGTCGCGCGCACGTCGGCGAGCGCATCGTGGGCGTCGCTGTGGGCGATGCCGTTGGCCGCGGTCAGGTGCTCCAGCCGGAACGAGGGCGCGCCGTCTTCGCGCAGTGGCCAGTGCAGTCCCTGCGGGCGCAGCGCATAGGCTGCGCGCAGCGGGTCGATCAGGTCCCAGCGCGAGCAGCCATTGCGCCACTCGCGGTCGTAGGGCGGAAAGAAGTTGCGCCACAGGCCGTGGCGGGTGAGTTCGTCGTCGAAGCGGATCGAGTTGTAGCCGAGCACGCAGCTGCCGGGCACGGTCATGGCTTCGTGCACGCGCGCGAAGAACTCCGGTTCCGGAACGCCTTCGCGCGCCGCCAGTTGCGGCGTGATGCCGGTGATCAGGCAGGCCTCGGGTTCGGGCAGCAAGTCAAGCGTTGGCTGGCAATGGAACGCGATCGGCGCGTCGATCTCGATCAAATCGGCATCGGTGCGAATCGCCGCGAACTGCGCCGGCCGGTCGATCCGCGGCCGCGCGCCGAAGCTCTCGTAGTCGTGGAACAGGAAGCTGGCGGGTGCGTCGGACACGGGCTCAGGGACCGAAGCTGTCGCTGAAGATGGCGTCGGCCGCTGCGGCCAGATTCAGCGACCAGACGCCGCGGCCGAGCGTGCCGGCGTACAGCGTCTGCTGCGCGGCAACGTAGCGCAGGTCGAACACCAGTACGTCGGGCAGCGCGCTGCCGGCCAGGCTCCAGACGCTGCTGCCGGCGTCGGCGAAATACACCCCCGAGCGGGTGCCGAGCGCGACACGGTCCGGCGTGCCGGGGATGAACTCGATGGTGCGGAAGTCGCGCGATGCGATCGACGGCAGATTGCCGGTGACCTCGGTCCAGATGCCGCCGCTGTCGCTCGAATAGAACACCTGGTTGTCGTCGATCGCGAACACCCGCGCTGCATCGTCGGGGTCGAGCGCGAGGTCGGTCAGCGTCGCGGCGGCCGCAGGTTGCGTCGTGGTCGGCACGAACGCAGCGCCGACGCGGCGATGCACCTG encodes:
- the sbcB gene encoding exodeoxyribonuclease I — its product is MSDAPASFLFHDYESFGARPRIDRPAQFAAIRTDADLIEIDAPIAFHCQPTLDLLPEPEACLITGITPQLAAREGVPEPEFFARVHEAMTVPGSCVLGYNSIRFDDELTRHGLWRNFFPPYDREWRNGCSRWDLIDPLRAAYALRPQGLHWPLREDGAPSFRLEHLTAANGIAHSDAHDALADVRATIALARKFRAAQPKLWQFLLTHRDKRSAARLLDLAKPAMVLHTSTRYPAQRGCTTLVAPLAMDPSSPQGVIVFDLMSDPAPLFELDVDELRDRLFVARADLPKDVERVPLKTVHRNRCPVLAPISALAGVDLARIALDPERCARHFDLLMAERGLLATKLGLVFDRDRDFSGADPEADLYGGLPPESDLALLPRIRRAAAADLAGFASKLHDRRYRELLFRYRARHHPQTLDATESERFRDWVRQRLIDGRDDSIPTIAARREQLVQLRLHHAADGARLAVLDQLEAWIDEVAARFG